GGCTTCCTGAAAGACATCCCAGGCAGCAGTCGCTTTTTTGATTCTTCTAATTTTTACAGTATATTGTTGCAATTAGGATGAGAAATCAATAAAAATTTAAAATAAACTAATGGTTGAGAGAGAGGCCGCTTTCAAGGCGGCTCGCGAGAAGGTTCTTTGTTCGCTACAAATGGCGTGCTTGCCGGCTTGCCCAGTCCTGGGCGGGGACTACAAACGCCCGCAACGAAATGCTGAGCTGCGGGCGTCTGCAATTGGGCAATTTTAAAACGGTACGATTAGCCGGGCTGATAATCGAGGGTTGGGCCGGTGTTCCGAAGGGAGAAGCGTTGCAACATCTCCCGCAGCTGGGCCGCCTGCCCGGATAGCTGTTCGGCGGCAGCGGCGCTTTCTTCGGCACTGGCCGTATTCTGCTGGGTGACCTGATCGATCTGGGTCAGTCCGGTGGTTACTTCATTGATCCCTGGGCCTGTTCATTGGCGGCGGCCGCGATCTCCTCGAGCAGAACGGAGACCTCGGTCGTTCCATTCATGATCTCTTTCAGCGCCTCCGCGGTTTGTCTGGCGATCAGGGTGCCCTGGCCGGTCAGCGACACGGAGCCCTTGATGAGTGCGGTTGTTCCTCGGCCGCTTTGGCGCTACGTGCCGCCAGATTGCGCACTTCTTCGGCGACTACGGCAAACCCCTTGCCATGCTGACCGGCACGGGCTGCCTCGACAGCCGCGTTCAGGGCCAGCAAATTGGTCTGGAAGGCAATTTCTTCGATCACCTTGATGATTTTGCTGATGTCCTGGCCGGACCGTTCGATCTCTTCCATGGCCGCGAGCATCTCCACCATCTGCTGATTGCCTTTTTCGGCAGCCTGCTGTGCAGCACTCGACAGCTGATTGGCCGAACCCGCGTTTTCCGCACTGTTGCGGACCTGACTGGTCATTTCATTCATCGATGCCGTGACCTCTTCCAGGGAAGCAGCTGACTCTGTCGCTCCCTGCGAGAGGGACTGACTGGCATCGGCGACCTGGCTCGACCCGGAGGCGATCTGTTCGCCGGCCACCTGGATGCCGCTGACCATTTCGCGCAGTCCGTTAACCATCAGTTTCAAGGCGTTGCCAAGCTGGTCCCTGGCCGAAGCAACCTTCACATCCTGAGTCAGGTCGCCTTCGGCAATGACTTCAGCCAAGCGGGCTTTCTCTTCCAGGTTGGCGGCCATGCGGTCGAGGGCGTTCCCCAGCCGACCGATTTCATCCTTACGGGCAAGGTTGAGGCGTTGCGAAAAATCGCCCAGGGCGATGTCGTCGGCCAGGGCAACGCCCTGTCTGATCGGTCGGCTCAGACTCCGGGTGATGACGAAACCGAGTAGAGCACCAATGACCATGGAACCGGCTACGACAATAATCTGCCAGAAGATGGCGCTGCTACTTGACTGTCGGCCGGTGATTTTGGCCAGGGTCATCTCGCCACCGGCAAGCTCTTCAATTTTGCTGAGAATTCCGGCGGCTTCTTCTCCTGCCAGGTCAAGGCGGCTCATAGTGGCTGCGGTCTCGGCGGTTTGCGTGATCAACTGGCGGCGGGCCTGCATCAGGTTGGTTGCGGCCGCTTCAAGTTTGCGATGATTGTTCTGCAACTCGACAACCATGGCTTTAACTTCGGGGCTGTCGGTGGCAATGACTTTCACCCCGTCGATTGTGCCACCGGTGGTGACGGCCGTTGCCATGGTATCGAATTCTGTCAGCAACGTTTGGTAGAATTGTTCCAATTGATCCAGTTCCGCGAGATTATTGGTCTGGGCGTATTCTTCGAGCAGAATCCTGGTTTTGGCAATGACGTATTTCATTTCCATGGCCATATCGGCAACGGGAATCTCTTCCCGCAGGATCGCTTGTCCGGCAAGGTCGAGATTTTTCCTCCTTGATGCGGCGATTGACTTTTTCCGTGATCTTGGATTCGACCTCTTCCGCCGCTGAGCCGATCAGCTTGACCATGTCTTCGACGTTGCCCATGGCCTCTGTTTCGCTTGTTTTGATGGCCAGCAGGCGACGACCGTCTTCCATCAGTTCCTTGGCCGTTGTCTCATATTTTGCATCATGGATTTCAGCGGCTTTGCGGACCTGCTCCGCAAGCAATGGGTTATCGGTTTTTATAACCGCGACATCACCCATATGGCCGCCGTTGAGGATCGCCTCGACACCCTGATCAAAGGTCCGGGCGGCTTGCAGGTAGGCCTTTTCGAGGGTAGCCAGCTTGCTTTCATCCATGGTGGCCATAACCGCAGTGGCGGCATGGAATTCATCCATTGACGCCATTGCCTCCATCAGAGAGATTTTCATCTCCATTGATGCATCAACCACCGGGGCCTCTTCGTCGCTGATGACCGTCATGGAATGGCCGACGCTCTTTAACCCCGAATAGCCAACGATGCTCCTGCCAGAATAAGGATCAGCATAATACCGAAACCGATGGTGAGCTTAAGCCGATATTTAAGTCCTGCCATTTCATAAGCTTTCCCTCTCATTTTAATTAACGTTGATAGCCCTGATCTTGAGCACTCTAATTGAATCGGCATTGCTATATTAAATAGGAGGCTGGTTGGGTATTTTAATTATCTATAATATAAAAATCATTAATATTCAACGTTAAAGTTAGTTTTTGTTAATTTTTTGGATGCTTTTCCCTTTCCCCCCAGTTTGATCTCCCTCGATTCTTGGCTTGATAATTATTTGCTCAATCATGGCTGAATCACCATCAGATCTGGGCTGAACGCAGGCGCTTACCCGGATGTGCAGAAGCTCGTCAGGCACTATGTGGTTTTTTCGGGAAGGAGAGATATGTATTTTTTTCTTGCATTTGATATTACTAATGTGTAGTTTTTGGTGAGTGCTCGCCAATGGAATTTTCTTCTTTCCCTGCTTCTGGAATTTCGGCAACTAACTATAATTATTATGAAATAATTATAGGACAGCATGACCCTGCTATATGAAAATGAAAACATGGAGATTTTTTAATGGAGTTTGCGCCTGAGATCAGCAGGTTTGCAAGCTGATATTAAAAATTTTAGCTTGCGGTTTTGAAGCTGTTTTTATTTCACGCCAAATGGATCGCTTTAGGGGGGAATAACCTGGCATGCTGAATATTCATTCAGAAGGAAATGGCGGATCGGCTGATCCTCTTTCTTCCATAATTCACTCTTTAACCGAACTCGTCCATCGCGCCGAAGATGATTTCCTGGCGCTGGGTGGACATCTGCAACAGGTCCAACTCCAGTCCGCCCGTCAGCGGCAACAGATTGCCGAATCC
This genomic window from Pelobacter seleniigenes DSM 18267 contains:
- a CDS encoding methyl-accepting chemotaxis protein, translated to MKYVIAKTRILLEEYAQTNNLAELDQLEQFYQTLLTEFDTMATAVTTGGTIDGVKVIATDSPEVKAMVVELQNNHRKLEAAATNLMQARRQLITQTAETAATMSRLDLAGEEAAGILSKIEELAGGEMTLAKITGRQSSSSAIFWQIIVVAGSMVIGALLGFVITRSLSRPIRQGVALADDIALGDFSQRLNLARKDEIGRLGNALDRMAANLEEKARLAEVIAEGDLTQDVKVASARDQLGNALKLMVNGLREMVSGIQVAGEQIASGSSQVADASQSLSQGATESAASLEEVTASMNEMTSQVRNSAENAGSANQLSSAAQQAAEKGNQQMVEMLAAMEEIERSGQDISKIIKVIEEIAFQTNLLALNAAVEAARAGQHGKGFAVVAEEVRNLAARSAKAAEEQPHSSRAPCR